Proteins encoded in a region of the Leifsonia sp. PS1209 genome:
- a CDS encoding sigma-70 family RNA polymerase sigma factor, translated as MPKALFSARRALSTRSDGELVELSRSGNRDAYAELWRRHASAGLAVARSHSPTLDADDLVSESFARIFKTIAAGGGPTSGFRPYLFTTIRNTAAGWGRARREVAVDDADLIEDPRFSEEAQLDALNGTLAMSAFRTLSPEWQEVLWYTEVEGLAPRELAPLLGLSANSAAALAYRAREGLRQAWIQAHLASVPADSECRWTIDHLGAYLRGKAQKRTRTRIDAHLDTCAECSLAAAEATDASRQVGLILLPLTAGIGGAIAYTAWLSTGGGVGAASAATAATLGGASSAGSANTAGAASAGTASGLPVLVGAGLVLCAVAVAGFALTSTISSTPSDQEVAAASGPSQPDVPPATAAVPAPPARPVAPAPTIAPVVPPAVDQAATPGVAASTPQAGGQPRPASVPTAPAKPKPTPTPTPTTSPTTPATPVPDAPVILSPSPSAPVLTDADVITVSGTAVPGSSVTAAVDRSVFSTFPADATGSWTIRIPLAAYSDGRHALTFVQKTAQGTSAAASLNVTIDRTPAAPVVTAVDTADGRYFPILSGTAQPGATVAISGPGGVGPVSLAADATGAWTSPPVTGLAAGTSTLTVRQTDQARRQSASSTVDVQLVAPALSVDCSWWPDHGPAVTATATGIPGADIELRVWGGTGWTAAALDADGRWSDRHLWLPLHGYFLGEVRYAGDGRVGPAAEAHAAD; from the coding sequence ATGCCGAAAGCGCTCTTCAGCGCCCGACGAGCCCTCTCTACCCGTTCTGACGGCGAACTCGTCGAGCTCAGCCGTTCTGGCAATCGCGACGCGTATGCCGAGCTGTGGCGACGCCACGCGTCGGCGGGTCTCGCGGTCGCGCGCTCGCACAGCCCGACACTCGACGCGGACGACCTCGTCTCCGAGTCCTTCGCCCGCATCTTCAAGACGATCGCAGCGGGCGGCGGCCCGACGTCGGGCTTCCGGCCGTACCTGTTCACGACGATCAGGAACACGGCAGCGGGTTGGGGACGCGCGCGCCGCGAGGTGGCGGTCGACGACGCCGACCTCATCGAGGACCCCCGCTTCAGCGAGGAAGCCCAATTGGATGCGCTCAACGGCACGCTCGCGATGTCCGCGTTCCGAACCCTCTCCCCAGAATGGCAAGAGGTGCTCTGGTACACCGAGGTCGAGGGGCTGGCGCCGAGAGAACTCGCCCCGCTTCTCGGCCTGAGCGCGAACTCGGCCGCCGCGCTCGCATACCGCGCCCGCGAGGGCCTCCGCCAGGCCTGGATCCAGGCCCACCTCGCTTCGGTCCCCGCCGACTCCGAGTGCCGCTGGACCATCGACCACCTCGGTGCATACCTCCGCGGCAAGGCGCAGAAGCGCACGCGCACCCGCATCGACGCGCACCTCGACACGTGCGCCGAGTGCAGCCTCGCGGCAGCCGAAGCCACAGACGCCAGCCGTCAGGTCGGCCTCATCCTCCTGCCCCTGACCGCCGGGATCGGCGGAGCCATCGCGTACACGGCGTGGCTCTCCACGGGCGGCGGCGTCGGTGCCGCCTCGGCGGCGACGGCGGCGACGCTGGGGGGTGCCAGTAGTGCTGGTAGCGCAAACACCGCCGGCGCGGCCAGCGCGGGGACCGCATCCGGTCTTCCCGTGCTCGTCGGAGCGGGCCTCGTGCTCTGTGCGGTGGCGGTGGCAGGCTTCGCGCTCACTTCGACGATCTCCTCGACGCCGAGCGACCAGGAGGTCGCGGCGGCGTCCGGTCCCTCCCAGCCCGATGTGCCGCCCGCGACGGCGGCGGTGCCGGCGCCACCCGCACGCCCGGTCGCGCCTGCGCCCACGATTGCTCCCGTCGTCCCTCCCGCGGTGGACCAGGCGGCCACACCGGGGGTCGCAGCTTCTACGCCGCAGGCCGGAGGACAGCCGCGACCCGCGAGCGTTCCGACCGCGCCCGCAAAGCCGAAGCCGACCCCAACCCCCACCCCGACGACCTCGCCGACGACGCCTGCCACTCCCGTGCCGGATGCGCCGGTGATCCTGTCGCCGTCCCCCAGCGCTCCGGTGCTCACCGACGCCGACGTCATCACGGTCTCGGGCACCGCCGTGCCCGGCTCATCGGTGACCGCCGCCGTCGACCGCAGCGTCTTCTCCACCTTCCCGGCGGATGCCACGGGTTCGTGGACGATCCGTATTCCTCTCGCGGCATACTCCGATGGGCGGCACGCTCTGACCTTCGTGCAGAAGACGGCGCAGGGCACGTCGGCCGCCGCGTCGCTGAACGTCACGATCGACCGGACACCCGCTGCTCCGGTCGTCACCGCAGTGGACACGGCGGACGGACGGTACTTCCCGATCCTCAGCGGCACGGCCCAGCCGGGAGCAACCGTGGCGATCTCCGGGCCGGGTGGGGTGGGTCCGGTCAGCCTCGCCGCCGATGCGACCGGCGCGTGGACATCACCACCGGTCACCGGTCTCGCCGCAGGCACGAGCACCCTCACGGTCAGGCAGACGGACCAGGCCCGTCGACAGTCGGCATCGTCGACGGTCGATGTGCAGCTGGTCGCGCCCGCGCTCTCGGTCGATTGCTCCTGGTGGCCCGACCACGGTCCTGCCGTCACGGCCACCGCGACGGGCATCCCCGGCGCCGACATCGAACTGCGAGTGTGGGGCGGCACCGGCTGGACCGCCGCCGCGCTCGACGCCGACGGCCGCTGGTCGGATCGGCACCTGTGGCTGCCGCTGCACGGCTACTTCCTCGGAGAGGTGAGGTACGCGGGCGACGGGCGCGTCGGACCGGCGGCGGAGGCTCACGCGGCCGACTGA
- the pgm gene encoding phosphoglucomutase (alpha-D-glucose-1,6-bisphosphate-dependent), with translation MNERAGTPAQASDLVDIDALRRAYYDLKPDVSIPEQRVVFGTSGHRGSSLNTAFNENHIAATTQAIVEYRASQGITGPLFLGADTHALSEYAMTTALAVLVGNEVRVLVDEFDDWVPTPALSHAILRYNRAGHDDQADGIVVTPSHNPPADGGFKYNPPHGGPADTDATSWIANRANELIADDLRGVRMSEPSAVETYDFRGTYVDDLENIIDVKAIRDSGIHIGADPLGGASVNYWAAIAERYGLDLTVVNPTVDPTWSFMTLDWDSKIRMDPSSPSAMASVLAHKDDYDILTGNDADADRHGIVTPDGGLMNPNHYLAVAIDYLYRTRTEWRKDAAVGKTLVSSSIIDKVAESLGRRLWEVPVGFKWFVPGLIDGSVGFGGEESAGASFLRFDGSVWTTDKDGILLALLASEIRAVTGKTPSQLYAELTEKFGDPVYERVDAPASPAEKSALSKLDGEAITATELAGEPITAKLSRAPGNDAALGGVKVETATAWFAARPSGTENVYKIYAESFAGSDNLREVQEEAKRIVGDALAGA, from the coding sequence ATGAACGAACGAGCCGGCACCCCAGCCCAAGCCTCCGACCTGGTCGACATCGACGCTCTGCGGCGCGCGTACTACGACCTCAAGCCGGATGTGAGCATCCCGGAGCAGAGAGTGGTGTTCGGCACGTCCGGTCACCGCGGCAGTTCGCTGAACACGGCGTTCAACGAGAACCACATCGCCGCCACCACGCAGGCGATCGTGGAGTACCGGGCGTCGCAGGGCATCACCGGACCGCTATTCCTCGGCGCGGACACGCACGCGCTGAGCGAGTACGCGATGACCACCGCTCTCGCGGTCCTGGTCGGCAACGAGGTGCGCGTGCTGGTCGACGAGTTCGACGACTGGGTGCCCACGCCCGCCCTGTCGCACGCGATCCTGCGCTACAACCGCGCCGGTCACGACGACCAGGCAGACGGCATCGTGGTCACCCCGAGCCACAACCCGCCGGCCGACGGCGGCTTCAAGTACAACCCGCCGCACGGCGGCCCGGCAGACACAGACGCCACGAGCTGGATCGCCAACCGCGCCAACGAGCTGATCGCCGACGACCTCCGCGGCGTCCGGATGAGCGAGCCGAGCGCGGTGGAGACGTACGACTTCCGCGGAACGTACGTCGACGACCTCGAGAACATCATCGACGTGAAGGCCATCCGCGACAGCGGCATCCACATCGGCGCAGACCCGCTCGGCGGCGCGAGCGTCAACTACTGGGCAGCCATCGCGGAACGGTACGGCCTCGACCTCACGGTCGTGAACCCCACGGTCGACCCCACCTGGAGCTTCATGACGCTCGACTGGGACTCCAAGATCAGGATGGACCCGTCCAGCCCGTCGGCGATGGCGTCGGTGCTCGCGCACAAAGACGACTACGACATCCTCACCGGCAACGACGCCGACGCCGACCGGCACGGCATCGTCACGCCGGACGGCGGCCTGATGAACCCCAACCACTACCTCGCGGTGGCCATCGACTATCTCTATCGCACGCGTACCGAGTGGCGGAAAGACGCAGCGGTCGGAAAGACCCTCGTCTCCTCCTCCATCATCGACAAGGTGGCTGAGTCGCTCGGCCGCCGGCTGTGGGAGGTGCCGGTGGGCTTCAAGTGGTTCGTGCCCGGCCTCATCGACGGCTCGGTCGGCTTCGGCGGAGAGGAGAGCGCGGGAGCGAGCTTCCTCCGCTTCGACGGCTCGGTCTGGACCACGGACAAAGACGGCATCCTCCTCGCGCTGCTCGCCAGCGAGATCCGCGCGGTGACCGGCAAGACCCCCTCCCAGCTCTACGCGGAGCTCACCGAGAAGTTCGGCGACCCCGTCTACGAACGAGTGGATGCTCCAGCCAGCCCCGCCGAGAAGTCCGCCCTCTCCAAGCTCGACGGCGAAGCCATCACGGCCACCGAGCTGGCGGGCGAGCCGATCACGGCCAAGCTCAGCCGCGCCCCCGGCAACGATGCAGCCCTCGGTGGCGTCAAGGTCGAGACGGCGACGGCCTGGTTCGCCGCGCGGCCGAGCGGCACCGAGAACGTCTACAAGATCTACGCCGAGTCGTTCGCCGGCTCCGACAACCTGCGCGAGGTGCAGGAGGAAGCGAAGCGGATCGTCGGCGACGCGCTGGCGGGAGCGTAG
- a CDS encoding DUF5979 domain-containing protein, with the protein MLPLLFQRANRRSRVSFARTTAALAAVAAALGATALVLAPAQAASATPVDAVTAVTIQAPDPAHPDTPLTVGQRFRVDAQWALPSGAQPGDTFTLSFPSPVSGYSSQFELRDSTGADVGSCAVVSTSVTCTVGPYAATHSGIAGSLYFYATAASAATGDVLFSAGSTATITVPLPGGGIQPGTGGGGWPAPTTLTKGGWQNADGTLGWNVSVPGALLANGGSEVELTDTYDSRLTLHPGSLEVYRVPIAGWNNGDWGASATRLAEGTGAGTFSFTPAAASFALTVHQPDPASVYSIYYRLDVPAGIPDGTVFANTASGRSLGDAQASVDYVTAGGAASGITLRSIAVTKQVTGDGGAPSGTFPVTVTCTSGGSPVSGYPATAAIAAGQTKTFPGIPVGAQCTVTETDSRGATSVAYAPTGDIAVTQDSPTTIPVTITNDYAAVPPTSTPTPTPTPTAVVPPTTPASPASGAAPVAGSPASPSGTLAHTGSDTTGAGMLGIAAAMAVAAGLGMLVLRRVRRPATRR; encoded by the coding sequence ATGCTTCCCTTGCTGTTCCAGCGCGCGAACCGACGGTCGCGCGTTTCCTTTGCTCGCACCACCGCGGCGCTGGCGGCCGTCGCCGCCGCCCTCGGTGCGACGGCGCTCGTGCTCGCACCCGCTCAGGCCGCTTCGGCCACGCCGGTGGATGCAGTCACCGCCGTGACCATCCAGGCGCCGGATCCCGCGCATCCGGACACCCCGTTGACCGTGGGTCAGCGGTTCCGCGTCGACGCTCAGTGGGCGTTGCCGTCCGGCGCGCAGCCGGGCGACACCTTCACGCTCTCGTTCCCGTCGCCGGTGAGCGGCTATTCGTCGCAGTTCGAACTGCGGGACTCGACCGGCGCGGACGTCGGCAGCTGCGCGGTCGTCTCGACGAGCGTCACCTGCACCGTCGGCCCGTACGCCGCCACCCACTCCGGCATCGCCGGTTCGCTCTACTTCTACGCGACCGCTGCGTCGGCCGCGACCGGCGACGTGCTGTTCAGTGCTGGGTCGACGGCGACGATCACGGTCCCGCTGCCGGGCGGCGGCATCCAGCCGGGCACCGGGGGCGGCGGCTGGCCGGCGCCGACGACGCTGACGAAGGGCGGCTGGCAGAACGCCGACGGCACGCTCGGCTGGAACGTCAGCGTGCCGGGCGCCCTCCTCGCGAACGGAGGATCGGAGGTCGAGCTGACGGATACCTACGACAGCCGCCTCACGCTGCACCCCGGCTCGCTCGAGGTGTACCGGGTGCCGATCGCCGGCTGGAACAACGGCGACTGGGGCGCTTCGGCGACCAGGCTCGCCGAAGGTACCGGCGCAGGCACCTTCTCGTTCACGCCCGCAGCCGCGTCGTTCGCCCTGACCGTGCACCAGCCGGACCCGGCCAGTGTCTACTCCATCTACTACCGGCTCGACGTCCCGGCCGGCATCCCCGACGGCACGGTCTTCGCGAACACCGCAAGCGGCCGCAGCCTCGGCGACGCGCAGGCGTCGGTCGACTACGTCACAGCGGGCGGCGCAGCATCCGGGATCACCCTCCGCAGCATCGCGGTCACCAAGCAGGTCACCGGCGACGGCGGCGCACCCTCCGGCACCTTCCCTGTGACGGTGACCTGCACGTCCGGCGGCTCCCCCGTCAGCGGATACCCGGCGACAGCCGCGATCGCCGCCGGCCAGACGAAGACGTTCCCCGGCATCCCGGTGGGCGCGCAGTGCACGGTCACCGAGACGGACAGCCGCGGCGCCACCTCGGTCGCATACGCCCCCACGGGCGACATCGCGGTGACGCAGGACTCCCCGACGACGATCCCCGTGACGATCACGAACGACTACGCCGCCGTGCCGCCGACCTCGACGCCGACGCCCACGCCGACGCCGACGGCGGTCGTGCCGCCGACGACCCCGGCGTCCCCGGCGTCCGGCGCGGCGCCTGTGGCAGGGAGCCCCGCATCCCCGAGCGGCACTCTCGCGCACACCGGAAGCGACACGACCGGGGCCGGGATGCTCGGGATCGCGGCAGCAATGGCCGTCGCCGCCGGGCTCGGGATGCTCGTCCTCCGTCGCGTCCGCCGCCCGGCCACCCGCCGCTGA
- the pheA gene encoding prephenate dehydratase: MPEAAEPTAELPASVDEVYSFLGPSGTFTEAALAQVPEARGKHWRSVNNVGEALADVVSGRSVAAMIAIENSIEGGVSVAQDALATVPGLRIVGEYLVPVNFVLVARPGTTLADVKTINAHPVAYAQCHLWLDEHLPEHGHLPASSNVAAAASLFEGSTADAAIAPPGIVDHHDVEVLAENIGDNPNAVTRFVLVSTERSVPAPTGADKTSLIAELPDDRPGSLLDLLEQFSTRGINLSLIESRPIGDALGRYRFVIDADGHIHDERVADALLGLRRFSPAVIFLGSYPRADKVSVDYDRRYRDEVFTEARDWLASLTAPRDTDAGAGAGHQG, from the coding sequence ATGCCTGAAGCCGCCGAGCCCACCGCCGAACTGCCCGCGTCCGTCGACGAGGTCTACAGCTTCCTGGGCCCGTCCGGCACGTTCACCGAGGCGGCGCTCGCGCAGGTCCCCGAAGCGCGCGGCAAGCACTGGCGCTCGGTCAACAACGTGGGGGAGGCGCTCGCGGACGTGGTCTCCGGCCGCAGCGTCGCAGCGATGATCGCGATCGAGAACTCGATCGAGGGCGGCGTCTCCGTCGCTCAGGATGCGCTGGCCACCGTGCCCGGCCTCCGCATCGTCGGCGAATACCTCGTCCCGGTCAACTTCGTGCTCGTGGCCCGCCCGGGAACGACGCTCGCCGACGTGAAGACGATCAACGCGCATCCCGTGGCGTACGCGCAGTGCCACCTGTGGCTCGACGAGCACCTGCCGGAGCACGGTCACCTGCCGGCGTCCAGCAACGTCGCCGCGGCCGCCTCCCTCTTCGAGGGCAGCACGGCGGACGCGGCCATCGCGCCCCCCGGCATCGTCGACCACCACGACGTCGAGGTGCTCGCCGAGAACATCGGAGACAACCCGAACGCGGTCACCCGGTTCGTCCTCGTCAGCACGGAGCGCAGCGTCCCGGCCCCGACCGGCGCGGACAAGACCAGCCTCATCGCCGAACTCCCCGACGACCGCCCGGGCTCCCTGCTCGACCTGCTCGAACAGTTCTCCACCAGGGGCATCAACCTGAGCCTCATCGAGTCGCGGCCGATCGGCGACGCCCTCGGCCGCTACCGCTTCGTGATCGACGCCGACGGACACATCCACGACGAGCGGGTGGCGGATGCGCTGCTCGGCCTGCGCAGGTTCAGCCCGGCCGTGATCTTCCTCGGCTCGTACCCGCGTGCCGACAAGGTCTCCGTCGACTACGACCGCCGATACCGCGACGAGGTGTTCACCGAGGCGCGCGACTGGCTGGCGTCGCTCACGGCGCCCAGGGACACCGACGCCGGCGCCGGCGCGGGCCACCAGGGGTAG
- a CDS encoding DUF1287 domain-containing protein, producing the protein MFRQSRTTSSRRLIVAAGFAAATALILTGCAGEPSPITKAVAGASPSSESTSISTIRPAAGSVSGAGTVTISGNNLDDVKSVQIGGQQATVTHTSDSKVVAVVPPAANYQAGAVDVALTGKNGKAIASSDKAYDYKVATPVDKQLAYAMTYWKNYNTAEWGDLNPVGGDCANFVSQSLIARGWQMNADWYNKDAAADWSPAWGYVPSMDAYFQANAAALGLTEYPLDQRDNIKVGDIVMFDWNDNDSLDHVQIVSSVQKVDGKVVIKMVGHNEDTDYRDLDTTITVDHPGAIGHFWSLSK; encoded by the coding sequence ATGTTCCGCCAATCCCGTACGACCTCTTCGCGCCGCCTCATCGTGGCAGCAGGCTTCGCCGCAGCCACCGCGCTCATCCTCACCGGATGCGCGGGCGAACCGTCGCCCATCACCAAGGCCGTGGCCGGCGCATCCCCGTCGTCGGAGAGCACGAGCATCTCCACGATCCGCCCGGCAGCAGGCAGCGTCTCCGGTGCAGGGACGGTCACCATCTCCGGCAACAACCTCGACGACGTGAAGAGCGTGCAGATCGGCGGCCAGCAGGCCACGGTCACGCACACCAGCGACAGCAAGGTCGTCGCCGTCGTCCCTCCCGCCGCCAACTACCAGGCCGGCGCCGTGGATGTGGCGCTCACTGGCAAGAACGGCAAGGCCATCGCGAGCAGCGACAAGGCGTACGACTACAAGGTCGCGACGCCGGTGGACAAGCAGCTCGCATACGCGATGACCTACTGGAAGAACTACAACACCGCGGAGTGGGGCGACCTCAACCCGGTGGGCGGCGACTGCGCCAACTTCGTCAGCCAGTCCCTCATCGCCCGCGGCTGGCAGATGAACGCCGACTGGTACAACAAGGACGCCGCGGCCGACTGGAGCCCCGCCTGGGGCTACGTGCCGTCGATGGATGCGTACTTCCAGGCGAACGCCGCGGCTCTCGGCCTCACGGAGTACCCGCTCGACCAGCGCGACAACATCAAGGTCGGCGACATCGTGATGTTCGACTGGAACGACAACGACTCCCTCGACCACGTGCAGATTGTCTCCTCCGTGCAGAAGGTCGACGGCAAGGTCGTCATCAAGATGGTCGGCCACAACGAGGACACCGACTACCGCGACCTCGACACGACGATCACCGTCGACCACCCCGGCGCCATCGGCCACTTCTGGAGCCTCTCCAAGTAG
- a CDS encoding M15 family metallopeptidase, whose product MGELRPRRARATAAALLGGALIVVAALSGCATGGATAADHPRRSGTPHSKPSRPTEDPSASSRPTPTVTPTPTAVGFDKAAQSVDDPASTWVVANKQRGLKPPEYVPGDLVYPDVTYVNRQPMRQEVATALVAMFAAGKAEAGLEFSVQSAYRSYESQVRVYNDDVARNGQAYADTDTARPGHSEHQTGLAVDISAVQAKCSLAACFAQTPQGEWLAANAWRFGFLLRYPADKVPVTGFTFEPWHFRYIGAPLAAQLHATGVTTLEEFFGVPGGTTYQ is encoded by the coding sequence ATGGGGGAGCTTCGACCGCGTCGTGCCCGCGCGACGGCGGCCGCGCTTCTCGGCGGCGCGCTGATCGTCGTCGCGGCACTCAGTGGATGCGCGACGGGCGGGGCGACGGCGGCCGACCATCCACGGCGCTCCGGCACACCGCACTCGAAGCCGTCGCGCCCGACGGAGGACCCGTCTGCGTCGTCGCGCCCGACGCCGACGGTCACGCCCACGCCGACAGCAGTCGGCTTCGACAAGGCGGCGCAGTCGGTCGACGATCCGGCAAGCACCTGGGTCGTGGCGAACAAGCAACGGGGGCTGAAGCCGCCGGAGTACGTCCCGGGCGACCTGGTCTACCCGGACGTGACGTACGTGAACCGCCAGCCGATGCGGCAGGAGGTGGCGACGGCGCTGGTCGCGATGTTCGCCGCAGGCAAGGCGGAGGCCGGCCTCGAGTTCTCGGTGCAGAGCGCATACCGGTCGTACGAGTCGCAGGTGCGGGTCTACAACGACGACGTGGCACGCAACGGCCAGGCGTACGCGGACACCGACACGGCCAGGCCGGGGCACAGCGAGCACCAGACCGGGCTCGCCGTCGACATCAGCGCCGTCCAGGCGAAATGCTCCCTCGCCGCCTGTTTCGCGCAGACGCCGCAGGGGGAGTGGCTCGCGGCGAACGCCTGGCGGTTCGGCTTCCTGCTGCGGTATCCGGCCGACAAGGTGCCGGTCACCGGGTTCACGTTCGAGCCGTGGCACTTCCGCTACATCGGTGCGCCGCTGGCGGCCCAGCTGCACGCGACCGGCGTGACGACGCTGGAGGAGTTCTTCGGAGTGCCGGGCGGTACGACGTACCAGTGA